The following coding sequences are from one Candidatus Melainabacteria bacterium window:
- a CDS encoding succinyl-diaminopimelate desuccinylase translates to MVSVLELTIDLIKRQSVTPEDAGCQELLASRLEKIGFVVEPMQFGDVKNFWARRGKTAPLFVFAGHTDVVPTGPSEEWKVPPFEPAVEDGYLIGRGSADMKGGLAAMLLAVEDFVAKNGDHQGSIAFLITSDEEGPSVDGTKKVVERLIERGEKLDYCLVGEPTSVNTVGDMIKNGRRGSLTVHLTIHGVQGHVAYPERVVNPIHRFAPALTELCAQVWDNGNEYFPATTMQMSNLNSGTGADNVVPGHLKAVFNFRFSPEVTAQELESRVRAILDKHNLQYDAVFKLSGNSFMTPKGTLVDASCRAIKEVAGIDTELSTTGGTSDGRFIALTGAQVIELGPVNATIHKINESVRVEDLEALRKIYARILDLLLCHPIQG, encoded by the coding sequence ATTGTGTCTGTTCTCGAGCTGACAATTGATTTGATTAAACGCCAGTCTGTGACGCCTGAAGACGCTGGCTGTCAGGAATTGCTTGCGTCGCGTCTGGAGAAAATCGGATTTGTAGTCGAGCCGATGCAATTCGGTGATGTCAAAAATTTCTGGGCTCGTCGCGGAAAAACGGCACCTCTTTTCGTTTTTGCGGGGCATACAGATGTGGTGCCGACCGGTCCGAGCGAAGAATGGAAGGTGCCTCCGTTCGAACCAGCGGTTGAAGATGGGTATCTCATCGGGCGTGGCAGCGCTGATATGAAGGGCGGGCTCGCCGCGATGTTGCTTGCTGTTGAAGACTTCGTTGCGAAGAATGGGGACCATCAGGGCTCAATAGCATTTTTGATCACGAGTGATGAGGAAGGTCCAAGCGTTGACGGCACTAAGAAGGTCGTCGAGCGCCTGATCGAGCGCGGCGAGAAGCTGGACTATTGTCTTGTGGGCGAGCCGACCTCGGTGAACACAGTTGGCGACATGATCAAGAATGGGCGCCGCGGCTCGCTTACCGTGCATCTGACCATTCATGGCGTGCAGGGTCATGTTGCCTATCCCGAGCGAGTCGTCAATCCTATCCATCGATTTGCACCTGCTCTGACCGAATTGTGTGCGCAGGTTTGGGATAACGGTAACGAATATTTCCCGGCTACAACGATGCAAATGTCGAACCTCAATTCTGGAACTGGGGCAGATAACGTCGTTCCCGGGCATCTCAAGGCTGTATTCAATTTTCGCTTTTCTCCTGAAGTCACTGCTCAAGAGCTGGAATCAAGGGTTCGCGCTATTCTCGACAAACATAATTTGCAGTATGACGCTGTCTTCAAGCTCTCGGGCAATTCCTTCATGACTCCTAAAGGCACGCTGGTTGACGCCTCATGTCGTGCGATCAAAGAAGTTGCAGGCATTGATACTGAGCTTTCTACCACTGGTGGAACATCGGACGGTCGCTTTATTGCCCTGACGGGAGCACAGGTCATCGAGCTTGGACCGGTCAACGCGACCATTCACAAAATCAACGAATCAGTCCGCGTTGAGGATCTGGAGGCGTTGCGCAAGATCTACGCGAGAATTCTTGATTTGCTGCTCTGCCACCCGATTCAAGGTTGA